A single genomic interval of Aegicerativicinus sediminis harbors:
- a CDS encoding DEAD/DEAH box helicase codes for MIDPIGSFETIKDNFLRYITTAFKTKFPSLELERLILLNQDKVFYRQPWIEPLPEYKSSGLKITDLSDSHIPGLNQEQSQFFKTLVNKGLVPGHKLYAHQLEMLKESLSGKNCIITSGTGSGKTESFLLPLFAQLSKEFSNWPKPNKKFPNADNWWNTLSPNEIVDPDQYFTLSRKIQQRAHENRPQAMRAMILYPMNALVEDQMTRLRMALDSNSVRSWIKEETNGNQITFGRYNGSTPIAGNLEKIKNGRSIINNSKVDKLKKELESVENNQLKVERFIIEEKEKGNEVDEVELRSFFQRLDGSEMRCRFDMQASPPDIMITNFSMLGIMLMREIDEPVFEKTRSWLACDDLPVDQRENEKFNRIFHLIIDELHLYRGTQGTEIAYLLKTLMKRLGLNPKHNQLRILASSASLEPNDDRSLQYVSDFFGFLGIDDVKKRFKIIPGELRFIERLDPKEDFLPFEPFSEICKAFLESNQNIDNPLFISRCLEGGQSLKEIFGIQKSIETIRDFLELLLDPKIKLNERFFHSSCSIQDGKPTPRPVPTFKKLNDGVPTNIPYFFESIFGDIDEENLGFAGRGLMILRSLYDNKEFIDLFEKNNRNLQRFRFHYFFRNIEGLWGSVEPILSEDNRTVGELISTPQIKSENGHRILELLYCDNCGTTLFGGQRGRTADALYELLPISPNIEGIPEKTTAKLVERRTYQEYGIFWPQGDQEFTPHDSQGGGKYNIPADHWHQTSLNEDINDRGFSANWVEAFLNKFSGDIVLSGNLRVQESPEDWIEGYMFIIESDSERSDVAFRVDQDGKIIETHSALPNVCPCCGVNKQFSPKRSSIRGFRTGFSKTTQLFAKELIYQLPDSEKQRKLVVFSDSREDAAQISNGIERNHFTDLLREILIQELQSNLLVKAKILLRLKNNDDTRDFEKKYPDQFYDVEELYEDSLISKDNPNTRKQDRRRIAISKLDEIENCIVKVESLVHMMNTDECAPLIKNFIQLGVNPGGSAINLQRIPNTNSPWFNMFNIDLKKWIDDNTEFQEQIKNGTYVQLSSLFFGNLFYSLESSALGYLTVSKSEALVHNSRKISLSPDKFLEILNSSIRILGHKYLYTPNEFEDPKIIDVNNYNTLPAHFRKYIKRVAEVNNVDSELELGNAVLDTLTSSNVLTNRGLEIKNLFIKVASGTDKVWVSPRGGRPHLHRSGGVCTQYPESTLLPEYHQTNCRNYWSGNYLSYHSAIEYRKPIRLHCEELTGQTDNQFERQRHFRNIILNEEGEPVAKRIDLLSVTTTLEVGVDIGSLQAVMLANMPPQRFNYQQRVGRAGRRGQAFSVILTFCRGRSHDEYYFNNIDKITGDPPPPPFLTMDQDRIAKRLISKEVLRQAFSVISYQIKEDSLDFEDSDKNSSVHGEFGKINNWQKYEPSIRNWISNNKPEIEDIVSNLNPGISKDKKQLLINWVIEEEGLLLKINQIINNNEIATTDISQKLAEGGVLPMFGMPTSVRNLYHEINFDGHQYGLKNIDRNGDLAIYEFAPGAQKTKDKAIHTSIGFTSEYIVTNSRYSQPIINSSVPSPFFNERFMFKCNLCNYIVTPANRPEENECPNCGEEENVEIFPIKSPIAFRTNLSNGNDSRENTDISFSKAPILAESNPEEPVTEKKGLNYISILADRDFTWRINTNGGNLFEGKLMRTGNRIPPDNRQWFDKWFNFGNQWISRGAENHNEGGYRFEIHDLGNDYEHIALASQKNTEVFRISPLLVPEGLTLDMFDQTRIANYAGIRSAFYSAAFLLQRVVAEKLDVDPVEIEIADIRKTNSSNNKKAAEIVLADELPNGSGFVRYLNDHIDNIIKEIISKQDKTSFIGFIHSEQHRANCKNACYDCLKVFRNMNYHGLLDWRLAISLLRIHMDSTYLIGLDGNFTDYLELNGWQMDCKELAQNFARSFDFKFEDGFNLPVLSTPNKLLYVIIIHPLWDCYIGENGTPNFPADTWLGNEIFKVFAIASSNNADIQFLDSFNLNRRPGWCYTKLLDN; via the coding sequence ATGATTGACCCAATAGGTTCTTTTGAAACCATAAAAGATAATTTTCTAAGATATATAACAACTGCTTTTAAAACCAAGTTTCCAAGCTTAGAATTAGAACGTTTGATACTATTAAATCAGGATAAAGTATTTTATCGTCAACCATGGATCGAACCTTTGCCAGAATATAAATCAAGTGGATTAAAAATTACTGACCTTAGTGATAGTCATATTCCCGGATTGAATCAAGAGCAAAGCCAGTTTTTTAAAACACTAGTTAATAAGGGATTAGTTCCTGGACACAAGCTGTATGCACATCAATTAGAAATGCTGAAAGAATCGCTTTCAGGTAAAAATTGCATTATCACATCTGGGACCGGTTCGGGGAAAACTGAATCATTTTTACTTCCATTATTTGCCCAATTATCAAAAGAATTTTCAAATTGGCCAAAACCGAACAAAAAATTCCCCAATGCTGACAATTGGTGGAATACTCTATCACCGAATGAAATTGTAGATCCAGACCAATATTTTACACTTAGTCGCAAAATTCAACAGAGAGCACATGAAAATAGACCTCAAGCTATGAGGGCTATGATTCTTTACCCAATGAATGCTTTAGTAGAAGACCAGATGACCCGCTTAAGAATGGCTTTAGATTCAAATTCTGTAAGATCTTGGATCAAGGAAGAAACAAATGGCAATCAAATTACCTTTGGAAGATATAATGGATCTACTCCAATAGCGGGCAATCTTGAAAAAATAAAAAATGGAAGATCAATAATTAATAACTCTAAAGTTGATAAACTTAAAAAGGAATTAGAATCTGTTGAAAATAATCAGCTCAAAGTTGAGCGGTTTATTATCGAAGAGAAAGAAAAAGGAAATGAGGTTGATGAGGTAGAGTTAAGATCATTTTTTCAAAGATTAGATGGCTCCGAAATGAGGTGTAGATTTGACATGCAAGCATCTCCTCCGGATATAATGATTACTAATTTCTCAATGTTAGGAATAATGTTGATGAGAGAAATTGATGAGCCTGTTTTCGAAAAAACACGTTCATGGTTGGCTTGTGATGATTTACCTGTTGATCAAAGGGAGAATGAAAAATTTAATAGAATCTTTCATTTAATAATTGACGAATTACATCTATACCGAGGAACACAAGGTACTGAGATAGCTTATCTACTTAAAACATTAATGAAAAGATTAGGTTTAAATCCAAAACATAATCAATTAAGAATCTTAGCTTCAAGTGCCTCATTAGAACCAAATGATGATCGTAGTCTTCAATATGTTAGTGATTTTTTTGGTTTCCTTGGAATCGATGATGTGAAAAAAAGATTCAAAATAATTCCAGGTGAATTAAGGTTTATAGAGAGATTAGATCCAAAGGAAGATTTTTTACCATTCGAACCATTTTCTGAAATTTGTAAAGCTTTTCTAGAGTCCAATCAAAATATTGATAACCCATTATTTATTTCAAGGTGTTTGGAAGGAGGACAATCACTAAAAGAAATATTTGGAATTCAAAAATCAATTGAAACTATTAGGGATTTTCTTGAACTACTCCTCGATCCAAAAATAAAACTAAACGAGCGATTCTTTCACTCCTCATGTTCAATCCAAGATGGCAAACCAACTCCTAGGCCTGTGCCAACATTTAAAAAATTAAATGATGGGGTTCCAACAAATATTCCTTATTTCTTTGAATCTATATTTGGAGATATAGACGAGGAAAATTTGGGATTTGCAGGAAGAGGTCTGATGATTTTAAGATCTTTATATGACAACAAAGAATTTATTGATTTATTCGAGAAGAACAATAGAAATCTTCAGAGGTTTAGGTTCCATTATTTTTTTAGAAATATTGAAGGATTGTGGGGTTCAGTTGAACCTATTCTCTCTGAGGATAATAGAACCGTGGGAGAATTAATTTCAACACCTCAAATTAAATCTGAAAATGGTCATCGAATTTTAGAATTACTTTATTGTGATAATTGTGGAACTACCCTTTTCGGAGGCCAAAGAGGAAGAACTGCTGACGCACTTTACGAATTACTCCCTATTAGCCCTAATATTGAGGGTATACCGGAAAAAACGACTGCTAAACTTGTTGAGAGGCGAACCTATCAAGAGTATGGAATCTTTTGGCCACAAGGGGATCAAGAATTTACTCCCCATGATTCACAAGGAGGAGGTAAATATAATATTCCAGCTGATCATTGGCATCAAACATCTCTTAATGAGGATATAAATGACAGGGGGTTCAGTGCAAATTGGGTTGAGGCTTTTCTGAATAAATTTTCAGGTGATATTGTTTTATCAGGAAATTTAAGAGTCCAGGAATCACCAGAAGATTGGATTGAAGGTTATATGTTTATTATTGAAAGTGATTCTGAAAGATCAGATGTCGCTTTCCGAGTTGACCAAGATGGCAAAATAATTGAAACTCATTCTGCACTTCCTAATGTATGCCCCTGTTGTGGCGTAAATAAACAGTTCAGCCCCAAAAGATCCTCTATAAGAGGATTTAGAACTGGTTTCTCGAAAACCACTCAATTATTCGCTAAAGAACTAATTTATCAATTACCTGATTCAGAAAAACAAAGAAAACTTGTTGTGTTTTCTGATAGCAGGGAAGATGCTGCTCAAATTTCAAATGGTATCGAAAGAAACCACTTTACAGATTTGCTAAGAGAGATTCTAATCCAAGAACTTCAAAGCAATTTACTAGTCAAAGCAAAAATATTATTGAGGTTAAAAAATAATGATGATACTAGGGATTTCGAAAAAAAATACCCAGATCAATTTTATGACGTTGAAGAATTATATGAGGATAGCTTGATAAGTAAAGATAATCCTAACACGCGAAAACAAGATAGAAGAAGGATTGCAATTAGTAAACTTGATGAAATAGAAAACTGTATCGTAAAAGTTGAGAGTTTAGTTCATATGATGAACACCGATGAATGTGCTCCCTTAATTAAAAATTTTATTCAATTAGGCGTCAATCCTGGAGGTTCGGCAATTAATCTCCAAAGAATACCTAATACAAATTCACCATGGTTCAATATGTTTAATATTGATCTTAAAAAATGGATTGATGATAATACTGAATTTCAAGAACAAATAAAAAATGGAACCTATGTTCAGCTTAGTAGCCTATTTTTCGGAAATCTCTTTTATTCCTTAGAATCATCAGCTTTAGGATATTTAACCGTGAGTAAATCAGAAGCCTTGGTACATAATTCCAGAAAAATTAGCCTTTCCCCCGATAAATTTTTGGAAATATTAAATTCCAGTATAAGAATTTTAGGCCATAAATATCTATATACCCCAAATGAATTTGAAGATCCGAAAATCATTGATGTAAACAATTACAATACTTTACCTGCGCATTTTCGAAAATATATTAAAAGAGTTGCAGAGGTTAATAATGTTGATTCTGAATTAGAATTAGGAAATGCGGTTTTAGATACTTTAACATCTTCGAATGTTTTAACTAACAGAGGCCTAGAAATTAAGAATTTGTTTATTAAAGTAGCCTCAGGTACCGACAAGGTTTGGGTAAGTCCTAGGGGCGGTAGGCCACATTTACATAGATCAGGCGGAGTTTGTACCCAATATCCTGAATCAACATTATTGCCGGAGTACCACCAAACTAATTGCAGAAATTATTGGAGTGGAAATTATTTATCATATCATTCTGCTATTGAATACAGGAAACCAATTCGTTTACATTGTGAAGAATTAACTGGTCAGACCGACAATCAATTTGAACGTCAGAGACATTTTAGAAATATTATTTTGAACGAAGAAGGTGAGCCAGTAGCTAAAAGAATTGATCTTCTAAGTGTTACAACAACTTTGGAGGTTGGGGTTGATATTGGTTCTTTACAGGCAGTGATGTTGGCCAATATGCCTCCTCAACGATTTAACTACCAGCAAAGGGTAGGCCGCGCAGGAAGAAGAGGGCAAGCCTTTTCTGTTATTCTAACATTTTGTAGAGGTCGTAGTCATGATGAATATTATTTTAATAATATCGATAAAATCACAGGAGATCCACCTCCTCCACCATTTTTGACAATGGACCAGGATCGAATCGCTAAAAGGCTAATCTCCAAAGAAGTACTTCGCCAAGCCTTTTCAGTAATATCTTATCAAATAAAGGAAGATTCACTTGATTTTGAGGATAGCGACAAAAATTCAAGTGTTCATGGGGAATTCGGAAAAATAAACAATTGGCAAAAATATGAACCTAGTATTCGCAATTGGATTTCCAATAATAAACCTGAGATTGAAGACATAGTTTCAAATTTAAACCCTGGAATTTCAAAAGATAAAAAACAACTTCTCATAAATTGGGTAATAGAGGAGGAAGGATTATTGTTAAAAATTAATCAGATAATTAATAATAATGAAATTGCTACTACTGATATTTCACAAAAATTAGCAGAAGGAGGGGTTTTACCAATGTTTGGAATGCCTACTTCGGTTCGAAATTTGTACCATGAAATCAATTTTGATGGTCATCAATATGGATTAAAAAACATTGATAGAAATGGTGATTTAGCAATTTATGAATTTGCTCCAGGAGCTCAAAAAACAAAGGATAAAGCAATTCATACCTCAATTGGATTCACTAGTGAATATATTGTTACAAATAGTAGATACAGCCAACCAATAATTAATTCATCAGTCCCAAGTCCGTTCTTTAATGAACGCTTTATGTTTAAATGTAACTTATGTAATTATATTGTAACTCCAGCAAACAGGCCGGAAGAAAATGAATGTCCGAATTGTGGGGAAGAGGAAAATGTAGAAATTTTTCCAATAAAATCACCAATTGCTTTCAGGACTAACCTTTCAAATGGAAATGATTCAAGAGAAAATACCGATATAAGTTTTTCGAAAGCTCCTATCCTTGCGGAAAGTAATCCAGAGGAACCAGTTACAGAAAAGAAAGGTTTAAATTATATTTCAATTTTGGCTGATAGGGATTTTACCTGGAGAATAAATACCAATGGAGGAAATCTATTTGAAGGAAAATTAATGAGAACAGGAAATAGAATACCTCCTGACAATAGACAATGGTTTGATAAATGGTTTAATTTTGGAAATCAATGGATTTCTAGAGGTGCAGAGAATCACAATGAAGGTGGTTATCGGTTTGAAATTCATGATCTTGGAAATGATTATGAACATATTGCATTAGCATCCCAGAAAAACACAGAAGTGTTTAGGATTTCGCCACTTTTAGTGCCAGAGGGATTGACCTTGGATATGTTTGATCAAACTCGAATTGCCAATTATGCCGGAATTAGATCGGCCTTTTATTCGGCTGCCTTTTTGCTTCAAAGAGTTGTAGCTGAAAAACTTGATGTCGATCCGGTAGAAATTGAAATTGCGGATATTAGAAAAACTAACTCATCAAATAATAAAAAGGCAGCAGAAATTGTCCTAGCCGATGAACTTCCTAATGGTTCGGGTTTTGTTAGATATTTAAATGATCACATTGATAATATAATTAAAGAAATTATATCAAAACAAGACAAAACCTCTTTCATCGGATTTATTCATTCAGAACAACATAGGGCCAATTGCAAAAATGCATGTTACGATTGTTTGAAAGTTTTTAGAAATATGAATTATCATGGTTTACTAGATTGGCGTCTTGCCATAAGCTTGTTAAGAATTCATATGGACAGCACCTATTTAATTGGATTAGATGGAAATTTTACCGATTATCTTGAATTAAACGGATGGCAAATGGACTGTAAAGAATTAGCCCAAAATTTTGCAAGAAGTTTCGATTTTAAATTTGAGGATGGTTTTAATCTACCAGTACTTTCAACACCTAATAAATTGCTATATGTTATTATTATTCATCCCCTCTGGGATTGTTATATTGGAGAAAACGGAACTCCAAATTTTCCGGCAGACACTTGGTTAGGAAATGAAATTTTCAAAGTATTCGCAATTGCAAGTTCTAATAATGCTGATATTCAATTTTTGGATAGTTTCAACCTTAACAGAAGACCTGGGTGGTGCTATACTAAATTACTTGATAACTAA